The following are from one region of the Paenibacillus bovis genome:
- the pulA gene encoding type I pullulanase, producing MLDKMNHSLTRNMNIATDYFYDIDDLGIQYTPQHSIFKVWTPDAVRVDVALYDEPGEYDHEGLVHNHTGGLEIPMEQEEGGVWVLEHEGNLAGKYYMYRAEFQDGSVEYAVDPYARAVSPNGQRTAIVDLRKTDPEGWENDIRPPMASLTDAVIYELHVRDFSIDPEASIQHKGKFLAFTETGLCDEYGNSIGIDHLRELGITHVHLLPIADFQTVNELTVDDPDSDQVKYNWGYDPQHYNVPEGAYSTDPWDPTSRIREFKKVVQALHGEGMRVVLDVVYNHTFSVDDGPFDRLIPGYFYRTDERGQLTNGSGVGNEIATERPMVRKYIKDSLRYWANEYHLDGFRFDLMGLIDTETVTQLTQELRRDIDPCILIYGEPWTGGWSPLPQQTLKGAQRGKGFALFNDNFRSAIKGGSDDETRGFATGEFGKEGDLVKGIYGSIGDFTDHPSESINYVTAHDNLNLWDKIVRVSGAEKELSFLHMDNGRLPDGRDVAEAVQQADPYKYINPDHVLDQEWVRRSILANGIVLTSQGIPFIHAGDELLRSKFGDHNSYRSPDAINAIRWSNKQRFRQVFDYYQGLIQLRMSHPAFRMIDRKEVEKHLRVLRSDHQIVAFQLGEYAHGDKWRHIIVIYNSATTEQAVTLPQFSRQWQVVVNDHAAGVRPLASVLGGEVVVAPLSMMVLFDEEDQYKPIPASLEWEYTPSIMEPGEKLHLRVVPRDQRGRIYTAERVRYQSSNDKVVSVRSDGQMKALSEGSSTICVSCGNVESCLLLHVETLVPHMVNLQGEHQVYIGKRMRLKADVLDQYGRPIARPKLTWNSSDKRVARVNKDGVIRGIHPGKTKITVTSGKATAQWFVEVMPYVPRSIEVEYERPNQDYRGWNLWVWGSVLGHRQVDFERVENGRAIANIMIAPDETNIGFIIRLKDWQAKDIDTDRYIFVDTKQDTMKVVIKSGDPQFDIEPTG from the coding sequence ATGCTAGATAAAATGAATCACTCGCTGACACGTAATATGAATATTGCGACTGACTATTTTTATGATATAGATGATCTGGGCATTCAATATACACCGCAGCACAGCATCTTCAAAGTATGGACACCGGATGCGGTACGTGTGGATGTAGCCTTGTATGATGAGCCGGGAGAATACGATCATGAAGGTCTGGTTCATAATCATACCGGAGGCCTGGAGATTCCGATGGAGCAGGAAGAAGGCGGCGTATGGGTACTGGAGCACGAAGGCAATCTGGCCGGCAAATATTATATGTACCGGGCAGAATTCCAGGATGGCAGCGTGGAATACGCAGTGGATCCTTATGCTCGTGCGGTCTCGCCGAATGGTCAGCGTACGGCTATTGTAGATCTGCGCAAAACCGATCCCGAAGGTTGGGAAAACGATATTCGTCCGCCGATGGCGAGTCTGACCGATGCGGTTATTTATGAGCTTCATGTAAGAGACTTTTCGATTGATCCCGAAGCATCGATACAGCACAAAGGCAAGTTTCTTGCTTTTACCGAAACCGGATTGTGCGATGAATACGGCAATAGTATCGGTATTGACCATCTGCGCGAGCTGGGTATCACGCATGTGCATCTGCTGCCGATAGCCGATTTCCAGACAGTGAATGAACTGACTGTGGACGACCCCGATTCTGATCAGGTCAAATATAACTGGGGTTATGATCCGCAGCATTATAATGTTCCGGAAGGCGCCTATTCGACTGATCCATGGGACCCAACATCCCGTATCCGTGAATTCAAAAAAGTAGTGCAGGCTCTTCATGGCGAAGGCATGCGCGTAGTGCTGGATGTCGTGTACAATCATACGTTTTCCGTGGATGATGGTCCATTCGATCGCCTGATTCCGGGTTATTTCTACCGGACGGATGAGCGCGGACAGCTGACCAATGGCTCCGGAGTGGGCAACGAGATTGCGACCGAGCGTCCGATGGTGCGCAAATATATCAAGGATTCGCTTCGGTACTGGGCAAACGAATACCATCTGGACGGGTTCCGCTTTGACCTGATGGGACTGATTGATACCGAGACTGTTACCCAGCTGACCCAGGAGCTGCGTCGTGATATTGATCCATGCATCCTGATCTATGGTGAGCCGTGGACAGGCGGCTGGTCGCCGCTGCCGCAGCAGACGCTCAAGGGTGCACAGCGTGGCAAGGGATTTGCTTTATTCAATGATAACTTCCGCAGTGCGATCAAAGGTGGCAGTGATGACGAGACCCGCGGATTCGCGACCGGTGAATTCGGCAAGGAAGGCGATCTGGTCAAAGGAATCTACGGCTCGATCGGTGACTTTACCGATCATCCAAGCGAGAGTATCAACTACGTAACCGCACATGACAATCTGAATCTGTGGGACAAAATTGTACGTGTGAGCGGAGCGGAAAAAGAACTGTCTTTCCTGCATATGGACAACGGCCGACTGCCGGATGGGCGTGATGTAGCTGAAGCTGTGCAGCAGGCAGATCCTTATAAATATATCAATCCCGATCATGTGCTGGATCAGGAATGGGTACGCCGCTCAATCCTTGCCAATGGTATTGTGCTGACGAGCCAAGGAATTCCTTTTATCCATGCAGGCGATGAGTTGCTGCGCAGCAAGTTCGGTGATCATAACAGCTACCGCAGCCCGGATGCGATTAATGCGATTCGCTGGAGCAACAAGCAACGTTTCCGTCAGGTATTCGATTATTATCAGGGACTGATCCAGCTGCGGATGAGCCATCCGGCTTTCCGTATGATTGACCGCAAGGAAGTAGAGAAGCATCTGCGTGTACTGCGCAGCGATCATCAGATCGTAGCTTTCCAGCTGGGCGAGTATGCCCATGGGGATAAATGGCGTCATATTATCGTGATCTACAATTCGGCTACAACAGAACAAGCGGTTACACTGCCGCAGTTCAGTCGCCAATGGCAGGTAGTCGTCAATGACCATGCTGCAGGCGTACGTCCACTGGCTTCGGTGCTCGGTGGCGAAGTAGTAGTCGCTCCATTATCGATGATGGTACTGTTTGATGAAGAAGATCAGTACAAGCCGATTCCGGCGAGTCTGGAATGGGAATATACGCCGAGCATTATGGAGCCCGGCGAAAAATTGCATCTGAGAGTCGTGCCGCGTGATCAGCGAGGCCGGATCTACACGGCTGAGCGTGTACGCTACCAGTCTTCCAATGACAAAGTAGTCTCTGTACGCTCTGACGGTCAAATGAAAGCACTAAGCGAAGGTTCCAGTACGATCTGTGTATCGTGCGGAAACGTAGAGAGCTGTCTGCTGCTGCATGTAGAGACATTGGTGCCGCATATGGTGAATTTGCAGGGGGAACACCAGGTATACATTGGCAAAAGAATGCGCCTCAAAGCAGATGTGCTTGATCAGTACGGCCGTCCGATTGCCCGTCCAAAGCTGACCTGGAATTCCAGTGACAAGCGTGTGGCTCGTGTTAACAAAGACGGCGTGATTCGCGGCATTCATCCGGGCAAGACCAAGATTACAGTCACTTCCGGCAAAGCGACTGCCCAGTGGTTTGTAGAGGTTATGCCTTATGTACCGCGCAGTATTGAAGTGGAATACGAACGTCCTAACCAGGATTATCGCGGCTGGAATCTATGGGTATGGGGATCTGTACTGGGTCACCGTCAGGTAGATTTTGAACGGGTAGAGAATGGCCGCGCAATCGCGAATATTATGATTGCTCCGGATGAAACGAATATCGGCTTTATTATCCGGCTCAAGGATTGGCAGGCCAAGGATATAGATACAGATCGCTACATTTTCGTCGATACCAAACAGGATACGATGAAAGTGGTTATCAAAAGCGGCGATCCTCAGTTTGATATTGAACCAACCGGCTGA